The following proteins are co-located in the Stieleria sp. JC731 genome:
- a CDS encoding vWA domain-containing protein, which produces MTDESKFPSLDPQLEARIVAMVLGEASDFEREQLLRLIDQDSQVNSFYREMQQTHALMEQIGEGDREVPDDNWVLPDQQRNKLLSALEGSPQPDLSEPLTAYSADGEPMRRLVKYAIGIAASLLFFGLIGSVALYQAVDVRTGAMSPMKSIASGDEVVDSLAIDEFSLESHALAASQQSGLGKGVVIDRPNSSGSKQALDRIKQTINSPTNVSDFYLQDDVQYLPTPGPQAKYSPVVPKSQNEVNLYFAENSGSSISGESWEEPQIEPSRDDRFQRLGEPLDFDSDGDAASPTPRFGDMPDSADGAITKWRFDERAPARAGRIVLGGAVNSDAGRGGEGEQHFNDLFKNQPSRFQAPSGDNQPAQTSPDNEVYLDYAVVGGDTIVEDVERSLQQSGTPSESRQSGMTPNFAMGGTLGVQPPQSGATVTRGAISKRMSLREKASKEIAEVESKLSTIESDLGESLRQESLAEESMRRTSPKSELSSPTQPSPTMSFGYGASESAPAEKPLSLGRQSASAEKLDSVVTNGASPNSPLPNQQASNQLLFGQGIGGAPYGVPVPNEWGVAPNNGAFSSGMAFPSQQNGQSQQPTAETAKAGKQLSADDRMAGVAASGLEPNSLDLQAPNAAIALSDKALPGLADHPFEDQSQLEGFGRGYRTVESESRSVMLGVTPKIVIEQEEELPQVALGFTPLVSQTDRKRSYTDAFESVTIDETDAAEEAFSTFSLHVSDVSFKLAKSALAGGTWPEQSKIRIEEFVNAFDYGDPLPQNNKRVACRIEQAIHPSLQQRNLMRVSLRTAALGRSQSTPLHLTLLVDNSGSMERTDRKEILRRGLKLLSDQLTANDRVTLISFSRQPRLIADNLQGGQSDQLLRLLDNLPIQGGTNIESALELAFQKARQYRSSGAQSRVILLTDGAVNLGDANPSHLSDIVESMRIEDIAFDAAGISAEGLNDEVLETLTRKGDGRYYLLDDVASADDGFAKQIAGALRPSAKNVKVQIEFNPNRVGNYKLLGFEKHRLEKEDFRNDAVDAAELTAEEAGVALYQVQAKPDGDGEIGTVSVRFQDLETGQMVENRWTIPYQSAPARLQSADSSMRLAAAAAFFASKLKGEPLGETIQFSTLTELLQGLPTALGKQSNTKDLIEMITQASQLSSN; this is translated from the coding sequence ATGACAGACGAATCCAAATTTCCTTCGCTTGATCCTCAGCTTGAAGCCCGCATTGTTGCGATGGTGCTTGGCGAAGCATCGGATTTCGAACGAGAGCAATTGCTTCGTCTGATTGATCAAGATTCACAGGTCAATTCTTTCTACCGAGAGATGCAGCAGACGCACGCCTTGATGGAACAGATCGGCGAGGGCGACCGAGAAGTCCCGGATGACAACTGGGTTCTGCCCGACCAACAACGAAACAAGCTTCTGTCGGCTTTGGAGGGATCGCCTCAACCGGACCTATCAGAGCCTTTGACAGCCTATTCGGCCGATGGCGAGCCGATGAGACGGCTGGTCAAGTATGCGATCGGTATTGCCGCTTCATTGTTGTTCTTCGGGTTGATCGGAAGTGTCGCGTTGTACCAAGCCGTCGATGTCCGTACCGGTGCGATGAGCCCGATGAAGTCGATCGCAAGTGGCGATGAGGTAGTCGACTCGCTCGCCATCGATGAGTTTAGCTTGGAATCACACGCGTTGGCTGCGTCTCAACAGTCTGGCCTTGGAAAAGGTGTTGTGATTGATCGTCCCAACAGTTCCGGTTCGAAACAAGCTCTCGATAGGATCAAACAGACGATCAATAGCCCCACGAACGTTAGCGACTTCTACCTGCAAGACGACGTTCAATACCTTCCAACACCTGGACCGCAAGCCAAATATTCGCCAGTGGTCCCCAAGTCGCAAAACGAAGTGAATTTATACTTCGCCGAAAACAGCGGAAGCTCGATTTCAGGCGAGTCGTGGGAAGAACCCCAGATCGAACCCTCGCGTGATGATCGATTTCAAAGACTCGGTGAGCCCCTCGACTTTGACTCCGATGGCGACGCGGCAAGCCCCACGCCTCGGTTCGGTGATATGCCCGATTCCGCTGACGGCGCGATCACGAAATGGAGGTTTGACGAACGTGCACCAGCTAGGGCCGGTCGTATTGTGTTAGGTGGTGCGGTCAACTCCGACGCGGGTCGTGGTGGTGAAGGCGAACAGCATTTCAATGATTTGTTTAAAAATCAGCCGAGCCGATTTCAAGCCCCGTCCGGAGACAATCAACCAGCTCAAACTTCACCCGACAACGAAGTCTATCTTGATTACGCAGTGGTTGGTGGCGATACGATCGTCGAAGACGTTGAGCGTTCACTTCAACAATCAGGTACACCGTCGGAATCGCGACAATCGGGGATGACACCCAACTTTGCGATGGGTGGCACGCTCGGAGTTCAACCGCCTCAATCGGGCGCGACTGTAACTCGTGGAGCCATCTCGAAACGAATGAGTCTTAGAGAAAAAGCCTCTAAAGAGATTGCCGAAGTCGAATCGAAACTTTCGACCATTGAATCGGACTTGGGTGAATCATTACGTCAGGAATCCTTGGCCGAAGAATCGATGCGAAGAACCTCTCCCAAATCAGAGCTTTCCTCTCCGACACAGCCCTCACCAACGATGTCCTTCGGTTATGGCGCGTCAGAATCCGCACCCGCCGAAAAGCCTTTATCGCTTGGCCGGCAGTCGGCATCGGCAGAAAAGCTAGACAGCGTCGTCACAAATGGTGCCTCGCCCAATTCGCCGCTTCCCAACCAACAGGCATCCAATCAGTTGCTCTTTGGGCAGGGGATAGGCGGTGCTCCATACGGAGTTCCCGTGCCAAACGAATGGGGCGTTGCGCCGAACAATGGTGCATTTAGCTCTGGCATGGCCTTCCCTTCACAGCAGAACGGACAAAGCCAACAACCAACTGCGGAAACGGCAAAAGCAGGGAAGCAGCTTTCCGCCGATGACCGAATGGCCGGTGTGGCGGCGAGTGGTCTGGAACCAAATTCGTTAGACCTGCAGGCTCCCAATGCCGCGATTGCCTTGTCTGATAAGGCATTACCGGGGCTCGCCGATCACCCATTCGAAGACCAGTCGCAGTTGGAGGGCTTTGGCAGAGGGTATCGGACCGTTGAATCCGAATCTCGCTCGGTGATGTTAGGTGTGACACCTAAAATTGTCATCGAACAAGAAGAGGAGCTGCCGCAAGTTGCGCTGGGATTCACACCGCTGGTTTCGCAAACCGACCGTAAACGCTCATACACGGACGCCTTCGAATCGGTCACAATCGACGAGACCGATGCTGCAGAGGAAGCTTTTTCAACATTCTCGCTTCATGTAAGCGATGTTTCGTTCAAACTCGCAAAGTCCGCTTTGGCAGGGGGGACTTGGCCCGAACAAAGCAAAATTCGAATCGAAGAATTCGTCAACGCTTTCGACTATGGTGACCCACTACCACAGAACAATAAACGAGTCGCATGTCGTATTGAGCAAGCAATTCATCCCTCGCTTCAACAGCGAAACTTGATGCGGGTTTCGCTGCGAACGGCCGCTCTTGGACGAAGCCAATCAACGCCGTTGCACTTAACGCTGTTAGTGGACAACTCAGGTTCGATGGAGCGAACGGATCGTAAAGAAATCCTCCGTCGCGGCTTGAAACTGCTTTCCGATCAACTGACGGCAAATGATCGAGTCACTTTGATCAGCTTTTCGCGTCAACCTCGGCTCATTGCGGACAATCTACAGGGCGGACAGAGCGACCAACTGCTGCGATTGCTTGACAACCTACCCATTCAAGGCGGAACGAACATCGAGTCGGCACTTGAACTTGCTTTCCAAAAGGCTCGCCAATACCGCAGTTCGGGAGCACAAAGTCGCGTCATCCTTCTGACCGATGGCGCGGTCAATCTAGGTGACGCAAATCCCAGCCACCTTTCAGACATTGTTGAATCGATGCGCATTGAAGACATCGCGTTCGATGCCGCCGGCATTAGTGCCGAGGGTCTAAATGATGAGGTCTTGGAAACACTGACTCGTAAAGGCGACGGACGATACTACTTGCTAGACGATGTCGCATCGGCGGACGATGGATTCGCAAAGCAGATAGCCGGTGCACTGCGACCTTCGGCGAAGAATGTCAAAGTACAAATCGAATTCAATCCCAATCGAGTTGGAAATTACAAGCTGTTGGGATTTGAAAAGCATCGTCTAGAAAAAGAAGACTTTCGAAACGATGCCGTCGATGCGGCAGAGCTGACTGCTGAAGAAGCAGGCGTCGCACTTTACCAAGTCCAAGCAAAACCTGACGGCGATGGTGAAATCGGAACCGTATCGGTTCGCTTCCAAGATTTAGAAACGGGACAGATGGTCGAAAACCGTTGGACTATCCCCTATCAGTCAGCTCCTGCACGACTTCAGTCCGCCGACAGCTCCATGCGTTTGGCTGCGGCCGCCGCATTCTTCGCAAGCAAGCTCAAGGGCGAACCGTTAGGTGAAACGATTCAGTTTTCAACCTTGACGGAACTGCTGCAGGGATTGCCGACGGCATTGGGGAAACAATCCAACACGAAGGACTTGATCGAGATGATCACTCAAGCGAGTCAATTGTCCTCCAACTAA
- a CDS encoding RNA polymerase sigma factor gives MLKPTPPLSRSGDQETLEPSVRTLFESEETGLLRYAFSLIGRRALAEEIVQEVFLQLHQRWDDIDSPKAWLYRSVRNRVYNHLRNHRREVLGDDGTNQPTQDSETAMPDALFSRMEAMAKLREMLSELDHVDRELVTLKYFEGLKYKEISERTGLGIGNVGYRLHHILRELAQRLRSLGIDENS, from the coding sequence ATGTTGAAACCGACGCCGCCGCTCAGCAGGTCCGGTGACCAGGAAACCTTAGAACCTTCGGTTAGAACACTGTTCGAATCCGAAGAGACGGGATTGCTGCGCTATGCGTTTTCGCTGATTGGGCGACGGGCCTTGGCGGAAGAGATCGTCCAAGAAGTGTTCCTGCAATTGCACCAACGCTGGGACGACATCGACTCTCCCAAAGCTTGGTTGTATCGAAGTGTTCGAAACCGAGTTTACAACCACCTCCGCAACCATCGACGTGAGGTCTTGGGCGACGATGGTACGAACCAGCCCACTCAGGACAGTGAAACAGCAATGCCGGATGCATTGTTCTCGCGAATGGAAGCGATGGCAAAGCTTCGTGAGATGCTTTCCGAACTGGATCACGTCGATCGCGAATTGGTGACGTTGAAATACTTTGAAGGCCTCAAATACAAGGAAATCAGCGAACGGACGGGACTAGGCATCGGTAACGTGGGCTACCGATTGCATCACATTTTAAGAGAGCTGGCGCAGCGACTGCGTTCGCTCGGAATTGATGAAAACTCATGA
- a CDS encoding YaiI/YqxD family protein, protein MNRQDDNADEAAPPDRPTIWVDGDACPVAIKELVFRAAEKREIKVVVVANQSIPIPKSQWVRRITVRDGADMADHAIVAATAHGDIVIADDVPLAARVIEKGAVVITSRGDLYNERNIHNRLATRDLLEQLRLSGVETGGPKAFGKKDAQTFANQLDRTLTKRLK, encoded by the coding sequence GTGAATCGTCAAGATGACAATGCCGACGAGGCAGCGCCCCCGGATCGACCGACGATCTGGGTTGATGGAGATGCCTGCCCCGTCGCGATCAAGGAACTCGTCTTCAGAGCGGCTGAGAAGCGAGAGATCAAGGTGGTTGTTGTCGCCAATCAATCGATCCCGATTCCTAAATCGCAATGGGTTCGTCGTATCACCGTCCGCGATGGGGCTGATATGGCGGACCATGCCATCGTCGCTGCGACTGCCCATGGCGATATCGTCATCGCCGATGACGTCCCACTAGCCGCCCGAGTCATCGAAAAAGGGGCTGTGGTTATCACAAGCCGGGGTGACCTTTACAACGAGCGAAATATTCACAATCGTCTGGCGACCCGCGACCTTCTGGAGCAGCTTCGACTTTCCGGTGTCGAAACCGGCGGCCCCAAAGCATTTGGCAAGAAAGACGCCCAGACATTTGCTAACCAACTCGATCGAACACTGACGAAACGATTGAAATAG
- a CDS encoding dienelactone hydrolase family protein: protein MCDQDHFEEDLSKYSRRDLGAMAAAGMGAAMLFPQIADAKEVSGRDVSITTPDGKCDAFYVTPTAGASPAVLIWPDIFGLRPAFRQMAQRLAESGYSVLVVNPFYRKQAAPTAKDGASTPIVDVIPLARSLTPETQATDAKAFIGWLDQQPEVDTAKKVGTTGYCMGGPIVMRTAASVPTRVGAACTFHGGGLVSDNPDSPHRLIPKMQAQFLIAIAENDDERDPESKTVLKESFADANLKAEIEVYPAGHGWCPPDTRVYNEEQAERAWSRMLALFEKALV, encoded by the coding sequence ATGTGTGATCAAGATCATTTCGAAGAAGACCTTTCCAAATACTCGCGTCGAGATCTCGGGGCGATGGCAGCCGCGGGTATGGGAGCTGCGATGCTATTTCCGCAGATCGCGGACGCCAAAGAGGTTTCCGGTCGCGATGTTTCCATCACGACACCCGACGGAAAATGTGATGCATTTTATGTCACGCCAACTGCAGGGGCTTCACCAGCGGTCTTGATCTGGCCAGACATTTTTGGATTGCGTCCAGCGTTCCGACAAATGGCTCAACGGCTCGCCGAATCAGGTTACAGCGTCTTAGTTGTCAATCCGTTCTACCGCAAACAAGCTGCACCGACAGCGAAAGACGGTGCGAGCACACCCATTGTGGACGTCATCCCGCTGGCGAGATCTCTTACCCCAGAAACTCAGGCAACGGATGCGAAAGCGTTCATCGGGTGGTTGGATCAACAACCCGAAGTCGACACGGCGAAAAAGGTTGGCACCACCGGTTACTGCATGGGCGGGCCAATCGTGATGCGAACAGCTGCGAGCGTTCCGACACGTGTCGGCGCCGCGTGCACTTTTCATGGTGGTGGATTGGTCAGTGACAATCCCGACAGCCCCCACCGATTGATCCCAAAAATGCAAGCTCAATTCTTGATCGCGATTGCCGAGAACGACGACGAGCGTGACCCTGAATCGAAGACGGTATTGAAAGAATCTTTTGCCGACGCGAATCTAAAGGCAGAAATTGAGGTCTATCCTGCGGGGCACGGATGGTGCCCACCTGACACGCGGGTTTATAACGAAGAGCAGGCCGAGCGTGCTTGGTCGCGAATGTTAGCCCTGTTCGAAAAAGCTTTGGTGTAG
- a CDS encoding Gfo/Idh/MocA family protein — translation MKPTRRQTLGIIGTAIATTCTSNATAKDSEPATVKSPIKIGQIGTKHAHAIGKLQAIRKFPDVFEVVGVVEPDAERRSQLRDHESFADIPWMTERELFAQQGLQAVAVETEVVELVPTAIRCIENNLHIHLDKPAGEDLDACRRLHDLALQNNRTIQMGYMLRYNPAFEFAKQIVDDGWLGQITEINAMMGKYMNDAGRLDLSKYAGGGMFELACHLIDQVVYLLGPPTGVSSFNRRSFPSKDNFADNQLAILEYPKTLATIRCNHIDPMGGPRRSFSVTGTEGTFEINPLEPHPKGRLGLAKPRGTYRKGFQDVSFQKPSGRYDAEFLDLAAVIRGEKTLRWDAAHDVATHEAILRASGVI, via the coding sequence ATGAAACCAACCCGACGACAAACACTCGGGATAATCGGTACCGCGATTGCCACCACATGCACTAGCAACGCGACCGCAAAGGATTCCGAGCCAGCGACTGTCAAATCGCCAATCAAGATTGGGCAGATCGGGACCAAGCATGCACACGCGATCGGCAAACTTCAAGCGATCCGAAAGTTCCCCGATGTATTCGAAGTCGTCGGCGTTGTTGAACCGGACGCAGAGCGTCGATCGCAGCTTCGTGATCACGAGTCATTCGCAGACATTCCATGGATGACCGAACGCGAACTGTTTGCACAACAAGGCTTGCAAGCCGTCGCGGTTGAGACGGAAGTAGTAGAACTTGTTCCGACAGCCATACGCTGTATCGAAAACAATCTACACATTCACTTGGATAAACCCGCAGGCGAAGACCTGGATGCTTGCCGCCGGTTACATGACTTGGCCCTTCAAAACAATCGCACCATTCAGATGGGCTATATGCTTCGGTACAACCCTGCTTTCGAGTTCGCAAAGCAAATTGTTGATGATGGATGGCTTGGCCAGATCACCGAAATCAATGCGATGATGGGTAAATACATGAATGACGCGGGGCGACTTGACCTTTCAAAGTACGCCGGCGGCGGAATGTTTGAACTGGCGTGTCACTTGATTGACCAAGTCGTTTATCTGCTCGGCCCGCCTACCGGCGTCAGTTCATTTAATAGACGTTCGTTTCCTTCCAAAGACAACTTTGCCGATAACCAGCTCGCTATCTTAGAATACCCAAAGACCTTGGCAACGATTCGATGCAATCACATTGACCCGATGGGAGGCCCTCGCCGTTCATTTTCTGTGACGGGAACCGAAGGAACCTTCGAAATCAATCCTTTGGAACCACACCCCAAGGGCCGACTCGGACTAGCCAAACCGCGTGGGACGTACCGCAAAGGGTTTCAGGACGTTTCTTTTCAAAAGCCAAGCGGCCGTTACGACGCCGAGTTCCTCGATCTTGCCGCTGTGATTCGGGGAGAGAAAACGCTCCGCTGGGACGCAGCTCATGACGTCGCGACTCATGAAGCCATCCTTCGCGCGAGCGGGGTGATTTAG
- a CDS encoding sulfatase yields MKAAIRDIAFVLAICFSLANQEQAVADGTSESTLPNIVFFLVDDLGWRDLGCYGSSFYETPRIDQFAAESMRFTSAYAACHVCSPTRASIMTGKYPAKLQLTDWLPGRKEFDFQKLENADICPALPLDEVTIAEHLRSIGYQTGHFGKWHLGEDPNGPLNQGFDVQVPRWNKGWPKAGYHAPFQLEGLEDHDGDYLTDRLTDEALRFIDTNSKQPFFLYLSHFAVHDPIQGRDDLVRKYQRKLQAAQTQDTSASGADNQPYLLEGNPDSESATTAEERLQLLNRSGWSGYKVLPKQMVKIKQRQDNVQFAAMLESMDESFGRVLDKLHALNLTERTVVIFFSDNGGMAAANFGRPDRRISPEKLDLAYSTSNLPLRGAKGWLYEGGIRVPLLIRWPQKTKPGTTCDVPVISNDFFPTIQHITRPQAPLTAKVDGTTLVPLLTGTGDLKREAIYWHFPHYSNHGMQSPGGAIRMGDFKLLEYFENGSVQLFNLRDDISEQHDLSKAMPDKVEEMRTMLKQWRMRVGAAMPEEKL; encoded by the coding sequence ATGAAAGCCGCTATCCGCGACATCGCATTCGTACTTGCGATTTGTTTCTCATTGGCAAATCAGGAACAAGCCGTTGCAGATGGGACAAGCGAATCGACTCTTCCGAACATCGTGTTCTTTCTGGTTGACGACCTGGGTTGGCGAGACCTTGGGTGTTACGGCAGTTCGTTCTACGAAACTCCTCGCATCGATCAATTTGCAGCTGAAAGCATGCGATTCACTTCGGCGTATGCCGCGTGCCACGTTTGTTCGCCGACTCGGGCAAGCATCATGACGGGGAAATACCCCGCGAAGCTACAGTTGACAGATTGGCTACCAGGTCGCAAAGAGTTCGACTTTCAAAAGCTTGAGAACGCGGACATATGCCCGGCACTGCCGTTGGACGAGGTCACCATCGCAGAACATCTTCGTTCAATAGGATATCAAACGGGACACTTCGGAAAATGGCATCTTGGCGAAGATCCCAATGGGCCCTTGAATCAAGGATTTGATGTGCAAGTCCCGAGGTGGAACAAAGGTTGGCCCAAAGCCGGATATCATGCACCGTTTCAGCTCGAGGGATTGGAAGACCATGATGGCGACTATCTTACCGACCGCCTGACCGACGAAGCACTTCGGTTTATCGACACCAATTCCAAGCAACCGTTTTTCCTCTACCTATCACACTTTGCGGTTCATGATCCGATTCAAGGTCGCGATGACCTTGTTCGAAAATACCAGCGCAAACTGCAAGCTGCGCAAACCCAAGATACCAGTGCATCAGGTGCAGACAACCAGCCGTATCTACTCGAAGGAAATCCGGATTCAGAGTCGGCAACCACTGCTGAAGAGCGTTTGCAACTTTTGAATCGCTCCGGTTGGTCGGGCTATAAAGTCCTTCCCAAGCAGATGGTGAAAATCAAACAACGGCAAGACAATGTTCAGTTTGCGGCAATGCTCGAATCGATGGACGAAAGCTTTGGAAGGGTGCTCGACAAGCTTCATGCACTTAACCTGACGGAACGTACCGTTGTCATCTTCTTCTCTGACAACGGCGGAATGGCCGCAGCCAACTTTGGTCGCCCTGATCGACGAATCTCACCTGAGAAACTGGACCTTGCGTATTCAACGTCCAACCTTCCTCTGCGAGGCGCAAAGGGTTGGCTTTACGAAGGCGGAATACGGGTACCACTACTGATCCGCTGGCCGCAGAAGACCAAACCTGGAACCACTTGTGATGTCCCCGTGATTAGCAACGATTTCTTTCCCACCATCCAACACATCACTCGCCCACAAGCTCCACTTACCGCAAAAGTCGACGGAACAACCCTTGTGCCGCTCTTGACCGGCACCGGTGATTTGAAGCGTGAGGCCATCTATTGGCATTTCCCACACTACAGCAATCACGGGATGCAAAGCCCTGGAGGTGCGATCCGGATGGGAGACTTCAAATTACTAGAGTACTTTGAAAACGGCTCCGTCCAACTTTTCAACCTCCGAGACGATATTTCGGAACAGCATGACTTGTCGAAGGCAATGCCCGACAAAGTGGAAGAAATGCGGACGATGCTAAAACAATGGCGAATGCGAGTTGGTGCCGCGATGCCCGAAGAGAAACTATAA
- a CDS encoding type II toxin-antitoxin system RelE/ParE family toxin, protein MSSKKPLRLALTQSALTSISDIEQYSIENWGKKVAARYIDDLEAGIIRIQEHPDLLRPQPEFRSDLCFYRVNKHLLVCDLQKASIIVLAVIHASQDIPERLAELEPTLAKEVELLHKKLSAAERGR, encoded by the coding sequence GTGAGTTCCAAGAAGCCACTTAGACTCGCCCTGACCCAGTCCGCGCTGACGTCAATCAGCGATATTGAGCAGTACTCGATTGAGAACTGGGGCAAGAAAGTTGCTGCACGCTACATCGATGATCTGGAAGCAGGGATCATCAGAATTCAAGAGCACCCAGATCTGCTTCGCCCTCAACCGGAGTTTCGCTCCGACCTCTGTTTCTACCGCGTCAACAAACACCTGCTTGTTTGTGATCTTCAGAAAGCATCGATCATCGTGCTAGCTGTGATTCACGCATCACAAGACATACCAGAGCGTTTGGCCGAGCTTGAGCCAACGCTTGCAAAGGAAGTGGAGCTTCTCCACAAAAAGCTCAGTGCGGCCGAGCGAGGCAGGTAG
- a CDS encoding type II toxin-antitoxin system ParD family antitoxin → MPNSLNLSLTDELRAFIDENCGDGTLYATPSEFVRDVLRQMKLKKEAAEARDSILAGYRDAIEGRTVEFTGDLRKAMNKAKS, encoded by the coding sequence GTGCCAAATTCACTCAACTTATCGCTCACCGACGAGCTTCGCGCATTCATCGACGAAAACTGCGGTGACGGCACGCTCTACGCCACCCCCAGTGAGTTCGTGCGTGATGTTCTGCGACAGATGAAACTCAAGAAAGAAGCCGCTGAGGCTCGCGACAGTATCCTTGCTGGTTATCGTGATGCGATCGAAGGCCGTACGGTGGAGTTCACCGGGGACCTTCGAAAGGCAATGAACAAAGCCAAGTCGTGA
- a CDS encoding GspE/PulE family protein, whose product MTIFRKPWFGDFGKANAHNGIATSDLAAQAPPNHVNTVATSSGILSKTGSHSTNRIAEAQSETTEHKAGDLQRHREQILERIAHLRPETDAYATEFVDQILSFAARIRTSDVHLQPTSHGLELRFRSDGVLHRLGEFPSGASSSVVSRLKVLSSLLTYRSDVPQEGRIDMSGSGTDIRVSTFPTLHGERAVLRFFGHGDQYRYLDDLGLTREVTTSLKDCLVETSGALIICGPAGSGKSTTLYAALRHLARETEGCRNLMSLEDPIEVPIQGVAQSQVNSAAGFTLQSGLRSLLRQDPEVIMVGEIRDPETASIAIQASLTGQLMLTSFHADSTVVAVSRLLDLGIEPYLLRSSIIGLCCQRLLRKLCDCSTMSTDGADFYGLPIGECHVPVGCEACNGTGYQGRVIASEFLSLREATRAAEILDTKDSRTAYRIAVDSGMKSIWESATDLVRSGRTSPVEVRRVLGATMRI is encoded by the coding sequence ATGACTATCTTTCGAAAACCATGGTTCGGGGACTTCGGTAAAGCAAACGCTCACAATGGCATCGCCACATCCGACCTCGCAGCCCAGGCACCACCCAATCACGTAAATACCGTGGCAACCTCCTCGGGCATCCTGTCCAAAACCGGCTCGCACTCTACAAACCGAATCGCCGAAGCGCAGTCGGAAACGACCGAGCACAAGGCGGGAGATCTGCAACGCCATCGCGAACAAATCTTGGAACGGATCGCGCATCTAAGGCCAGAAACCGACGCCTATGCGACTGAATTCGTCGACCAGATTCTTAGCTTTGCCGCACGGATCCGAACGAGTGACGTCCACTTGCAACCGACTTCGCACGGGCTGGAACTTCGATTCCGGAGTGATGGAGTTTTACATCGGCTGGGTGAATTTCCTTCCGGTGCAAGCTCGTCAGTCGTTTCTCGCTTGAAGGTCCTGTCCAGCCTATTAACCTACCGTAGCGATGTGCCCCAGGAAGGACGGATCGATATGAGTGGCAGTGGGACCGATATCCGCGTCAGCACGTTTCCGACACTGCACGGTGAACGCGCGGTGCTACGTTTTTTTGGCCACGGCGATCAGTATCGTTATTTGGATGACCTTGGCTTGACTCGCGAGGTCACCACATCACTGAAAGACTGCTTGGTCGAAACCAGTGGGGCACTGATTATTTGCGGGCCGGCCGGAAGTGGAAAGTCGACGACACTCTACGCAGCCTTGCGGCACCTCGCCAGAGAAACCGAAGGCTGCCGAAACCTCATGTCATTGGAAGATCCGATCGAAGTCCCGATCCAAGGCGTCGCTCAAAGCCAGGTCAACAGCGCGGCAGGCTTTACACTTCAATCCGGCCTACGGTCGTTGCTTCGGCAAGACCCCGAAGTGATCATGGTCGGAGAAATTCGAGATCCCGAAACCGCGTCGATCGCGATCCAAGCGAGCCTGACAGGCCAACTGATGCTGACCAGCTTTCATGCCGATAGCACGGTCGTTGCGGTCAGCCGACTGCTGGATCTTGGGATTGAACCCTATCTATTGCGTAGCAGCATCATTGGGCTGTGCTGCCAACGGCTGCTGAGAAAACTATGCGACTGTTCGACAATGTCGACCGATGGAGCCGATTTTTATGGCTTGCCCATCGGGGAATGTCATGTCCCAGTCGGTTGCGAAGCCTGCAATGGCACTGGCTATCAAGGCCGAGTCATTGCCAGTGAGTTTCTCTCGCTTCGTGAGGCGACGCGTGCTGCAGAAATCCTGGACACCAAGGACTCTCGCACGGCCTACCGAATCGCCGTCGACAGTGGCATGAAATCGATTTGGGAGTCTGCGACGGACTTGGTGCGTTCAGGTAGAACCAGCCCAGTGGAAGTACGCCGTGTCCTTGGCGCGACGATGCGAATCTGA